In Devosia chinhatensis, the following are encoded in one genomic region:
- a CDS encoding glycoside hydrolase family 108 protein — MTDDRFTPCLDHVLRHEGGYVDHPADPGGATNMGITRKTLARWRNVSPWWNLPKEAVKALTRAEAARIYRAQYWEPCRAGDLPIGLDLALFDYAVNSGHNRAIRALQAVLGVVVDGVVGPLTLGAASRADVARTINGLCDARLGFLRRLAIYATFGRGWSSRVAAIRAAALALAPKSSARPKGDTPMDILSGYKTYIVAALMLLAGIAQILGIEIPALEGTSSGNMVLEALAIVFLRRGLKAEIAKA, encoded by the coding sequence ATGACTGACGATCGCTTCACCCCTTGCCTGGATCATGTGCTGCGCCACGAGGGGGGCTATGTGGACCATCCGGCCGATCCGGGCGGGGCCACCAACATGGGTATAACCCGCAAAACATTGGCGCGCTGGCGCAACGTTTCGCCGTGGTGGAACCTGCCCAAGGAAGCGGTCAAGGCACTGACCCGGGCAGAAGCGGCGCGCATTTATCGGGCGCAATACTGGGAGCCGTGCCGGGCCGGGGACCTGCCAATCGGCCTTGACCTTGCGCTGTTCGATTATGCGGTCAATTCCGGGCACAATCGAGCGATCCGCGCCTTGCAGGCGGTGCTGGGAGTGGTCGTGGATGGGGTCGTCGGCCCCCTCACCCTCGGCGCTGCGTCTCGGGCAGACGTGGCGCGAACCATAAATGGCCTCTGCGACGCCCGGTTGGGCTTTCTTCGGCGCCTCGCGATCTATGCCACGTTCGGGCGCGGCTGGAGCAGCCGCGTCGCAGCCATCCGCGCCGCAGCCCTGGCGCTTGCACCCAAATCTTCCGCACGTCCAAAAGGAGACACGCCGATGGATATCCTGTCCGGCTACAAGACCTATATCGTCGCAGCGCTGATGCTGCTGGCGGGCATCGCCCAGATCCTGGGCATTGAAATCCCTGCGCTCGAGGGCACGTCGAGCGGCAACATGGTGCTCGAAGCCTTGGCCATCG